A genomic stretch from Bacteroidota bacterium includes:
- a CDS encoding NAD kinase, whose product MQIAIYTKQYSETTAIYVAEVQRWLISQGCEVLVFKQIVKSFPSEFPSSTNTFDIPTDVKNASLFVTVGGDGTFLDSVLYILQYQIPVMGINTGRLGFLANVAKEEFIAAFQCFFQSKYEIEQRNLLQLDTDRNLFQPNTFGLNDFVIHKKDTSSMITVHTYLNGEFLNSYWADGLIVATPTGSTGYSLSCGGPIIFPSSSAFAITPVSPHNLNVRPVIVPDDQVISFEIEGRGTNFLVSLDSRSETVDTTVQLAIKKAPYKLNIVRLHQKDYLDTLRKKMMWGHDERNDLR is encoded by the coding sequence TTGCAAATAGCCATTTATACCAAACAATACTCCGAAACTACTGCTATATATGTGGCCGAGGTGCAGCGGTGGTTAATATCACAAGGCTGCGAGGTGTTGGTTTTTAAACAAATTGTAAAATCATTTCCCAGCGAATTCCCGAGTTCTACTAATACATTCGATATCCCTACTGATGTTAAAAACGCATCGCTGTTTGTAACAGTTGGGGGCGATGGAACCTTCCTCGATTCGGTATTATATATTTTACAATATCAAATACCTGTGATGGGTATTAATACTGGTCGTTTAGGCTTTCTGGCCAATGTGGCCAAGGAAGAGTTTATCGCTGCTTTTCAATGTTTTTTTCAAAGCAAATATGAAATCGAGCAACGCAATTTGCTGCAGCTTGATACCGACAGGAATTTATTTCAACCAAATACTTTTGGGCTCAACGATTTTGTGATACACAAAAAAGACACTTCGTCCATGATTACAGTGCATACTTATTTGAATGGTGAATTTTTAAATTCCTATTGGGCCGATGGATTAATTGTAGCAACACCAACGGGGTCAACAGGTTATTCTTTAAGTTGCGGAGGACCCATTATTTTCCCCTCCTCATCGGCTTTTGCTATCACACCCGTCTCTCCTCACAATTTGAATGTGAGACCGGTTATTGTTCCCGATGATCAAGTAATAAGTTTTGAAATAGAGGGAAGGGGTACAAATTTTTTGGTGAGTTTAGATTCACGTAGCGAAACAGTTGATACTACGGTGCAGTTGGCTATAAAAAAAGCCCCTTATAAATTGAATATAGTTCGCTTGCACCAAAAAGACTATTTAGATACCCTTCGCAAAAAAATGATGTGGGGGCATGATGAAAGAAACGACCTGCGATAA
- a CDS encoding DUF6089 family protein, producing MKNKITLLTLTLTLLVSFANAQEWEFGLFVGPAQYQGDLSKSQVTWKYTRIQGGVLARYNLTPHISFKFAGNYGTVKGDDKAWGSKLPTTFKMTDYGKNNGISKEANYYDRNKRNLNFRSSIIEATAQVEYNILNFIPGSKSHRWTPYLLAGISVFRFNPKTDLNGTTYKLRGYQTELNKPKYSLISFAIPTGFGIKYNFGNLWSIGFEIAGRKTFTDYLDDVHDNYPMIDPANPTANQLADRSGEAINPATKTNYPQFGIMQKPYSHDEKKLQRGDYRDKDTYIFTGFTITKTIRKFVCANF from the coding sequence ATGAAAAATAAAATTACCCTCTTAACACTGACTCTTACTTTGTTAGTTAGTTTTGCCAATGCCCAAGAATGGGAATTTGGATTATTCGTTGGCCCTGCTCAATACCAAGGCGACTTGTCGAAATCTCAAGTTACTTGGAAGTACACACGCATACAAGGCGGTGTGCTTGCACGTTACAACCTCACTCCTCATATTTCTTTTAAATTTGCTGGTAACTACGGAACAGTTAAAGGAGATGATAAAGCTTGGGGAAGCAAATTGCCTACGACTTTCAAAATGACCGACTATGGCAAAAACAACGGCATAAGCAAAGAAGCTAACTATTACGATAGGAATAAAAGGAACCTTAATTTTCGTTCTAGCATTATTGAAGCTACAGCCCAGGTTGAATATAATATTTTGAATTTTATTCCAGGTTCAAAATCTCATAGGTGGACGCCATACTTGCTTGCAGGTATCTCCGTATTCCGGTTCAATCCTAAAACTGATTTAAATGGTACAACCTATAAATTAAGAGGATACCAAACAGAACTCAACAAACCAAAGTATAGCTTAATATCATTTGCCATTCCTACAGGATTTGGTATTAAATACAATTTTGGTAATCTTTGGTCAATAGGGTTTGAAATTGCTGGCCGTAAAACATTTACAGATTATTTGGATGATGTGCATGATAACTACCCAATGATTGATCCTGCCAATCCTACAGCTAACCAATTAGCCGACAGAAGTGGAGAGGCAATTAATCCAGCAACAAAAACCAATTACCCTCAATTCGGAATAATGCAAAAGCCTTACTCTCACGATGAAAAGAAATTACAAAGAGGCGACTACAGAGATAAAGACACCTATATATTTACAGGTTTCACTATCACAAAGACCATTAGGAAATTTGTGTGTGCCAACTTCTAA
- a CDS encoding CBS domain-containing protein — MTAKELINNKLNPLYLNMQVGEALEELNLSGLAHLPVVEDLKVLGLVSAENLVTFPQDSLLSAYIEKEKTSRVFENVHMFELLKFFGQSETTSLAVVDKEDNFVGIIILTDLVFELQHRYTGLQKEPGEGGILTLEMEWNDFKLTEIAHIAESNDSKILGLYVSQPDAGSSKIDVALQFDRSDIRNILASFERFKYQVRASHISEEDWQLMQQRYNALMKYLSM, encoded by the coding sequence ATGACAGCAAAAGAACTTATCAATAATAAACTTAATCCGCTTTACTTAAATATGCAAGTAGGGGAGGCCTTGGAAGAACTTAACTTATCGGGTCTAGCTCATTTGCCAGTAGTGGAAGATCTCAAAGTATTGGGGTTGGTATCGGCAGAAAATTTGGTAACGTTTCCTCAAGATAGTTTACTGAGTGCCTACATAGAAAAAGAAAAAACCAGCCGTGTTTTTGAAAATGTGCACATGTTCGAGCTGCTCAAATTTTTTGGGCAAAGCGAAACCACCTCACTTGCAGTAGTAGATAAGGAAGATAATTTTGTAGGCATCATCATTCTAACCGATTTGGTTTTTGAGCTTCAACACAGGTACACGGGCTTGCAAAAAGAGCCTGGAGAAGGCGGTATACTTACCCTCGAAATGGAATGGAACGATTTTAAGCTTACAGAGATTGCCCATATAGCCGAATCGAACGACAGTAAAATTTTAGGCTTGTACGTGTCACAGCCAGATGCAGGGAGCAGTAAAATAGACGTCGCTTTACAATTCGACCGTTCCGATATCCGTAATATTTTAGCTTCTTTCGAGCGTTTCAAATACCAGGTTCGTGCATCGCATATCAGCGAAGAAGATTGGCAACTGATGCAACAACGGTACAATGCGTTGATGAAATATTTAAGCATGTAA